Sequence from the Clostridium botulinum genome:
TTATAATGGTATTTTATATATTATTATAGTAGGAATTTTATATAAAGATGATTTTAAAACAGCAGAAATTATATTTAATAGTATTTATACGCTAATAATATTATTATCAATAATAATAATAGGAATATTTTATCCATATATAAAATTATTAAATTTAGAAGAAGTATATTCACTAAAAATAATGCATTTTATAGTATTTTTGTTAAATTACACTTGTTTATATACGTTGTTTAAATATAAAAAATATATAATTAGATTTTATAGATTTGTTGTTAAGGATAAAATATTTATATTTTTAACAATAGTTATAAATTTATTTGTTTATTATAGAATGATAGTGCAAAATAAAATAATGGATTTTGATAATCCATTATTAAAGAATATTATGATTATAAACTTATTTATATTTTTTATTATAACTTCTTTATATTTTAGTAGTATAAAAAAAGAAAGTGAACAAATAAACAGATTAAATATGGAATTAGAAATAAAAAATAATGATTTAAGAAAGATTAAGCATGATCAGGGGGCTGAAATTTCATATTTATATGGTTTATATCTTATGAGTAAAGAAGAAAAACTTGGTGAAGCATTAGAAAATATAATGCAAAACAATAATAAGTTAAAATCCTCTATAGAGATAAATGGAAGTGAAAAAAGGTTTATTTCAAGGATATTAAAACCTATTATAAATAAGGATATGTGTATTATTATAGATGATAATGCTGATATAAATCTATTGAATATTCCTGAGAAGGATTTGAGTATAATTTTAATTAACATAATAAAATGTGTAAATGGAAATAAAGGTTTTATAAGAATACAAACTTATAATATTTTAGATAACTTAATAATTAATATAGAATGTAATATAAAAGATTTATATAAAAGAAGACGATTAAGATTTTTTAATAATGATATAAAAATAGATAATAAAAGATTAGCGTTAGCGGAAGAAGTATTAGAAAAATATAGTGGTAGACTATATGTAAGCAACATGTTTTATTCAAGTGAATTTGAAGTAACTTTACCTTTAAACTAGAACATATATGTTAATTAAAAAATTAGATAAATAATATTAATATTTAATAAAGACTTTTAATAGAAAAAATAAAACTAAAATAAATAATAGAATATAATCTATTATTTATTTTATTATATAAATTAAGTATAATAGACATTAATATAAGTTGCATGGACAATTGTAGAAAAAATATTCTTAAAGGAGAATATATTATGAAAGTATCAAATATAAAGGTTAAACTATCAGGAGAAGACTTGCTTAGTATAATTGAAGAATTTGTTAATATTGATGGTTTATATATAAATAAAATAGAAATAGCTAATGAAATTATAGTAGAAGGTAATTTCCAAAAAGGAATAAACTTAGAATTTTCATTAAAAATTGAAATGCTTGAATTAATAGATGGAAAAATTATATGTAGACTATCTAATGTTAAAGTACTGAACTTAGGACTTTTTAGAATGATAAGAAGTTTTATATTAAAAAAGGCAATTAAAGATTTTAATGATAAAGGAATAACAGCAGAAAAAGATAAAATATCAATAGATATAAGAAAAATATTATATGATATTCCATTTATTGATTTTATATTAAAAGAAGTTTTCATAAAAGATAAAGAACTTTGGGTTGATTTAGAAGAAATTAATATCTCTTTAAAGGGAAATTTAATTAAAGAAAAAGTTATAGAAGAAATTGAGGGAAATGATACAGAAAGTTTTAATGAACTAATTATTGTTAATAAAACAAAGGATAATTATTCAATGGGAAGAGAGTTATTGTCAGACAAGTTACCTCAAAAAACTAAAAAATTCAAGGAATATATATTCTTTTTACCAGATATTCTATCTTTAATATATAGATTATTAAAAGATAGAAGAGTTCCGATAAAAACCAAGTTAATATTATCATCGGCTATTGCATATATTGCATTACCAACGGATATAATACCAAATAATATACCATTTATAGGTTGTATAGATGAAATTGGAGTGGCATTTTTTGCATTAAATAATATTATAAATGATGTTCCAATGAATGTAATTATAGAAAATTGGGAAGGTAAAAATGAAATGATTACAGTCTTAAAAAGTGGTTTAGAATATTTGATAAACTTTACAGGTGCTAAAAATGTTGAAAAATTATGTTTAGTAATAACTGAATTAACGACATTATAAATAGTGAGAGTTTAAATTGTGGAAGGAATAAAGCAGTGGGAAAAAAATTTTATGCAATAAAAGAAGGTTTTGATTTTAAAAAGAATGAAAAAGTAGAAGATAAAATAGTTGATACATGGGTAGAATGTTTAAAATATGTTAAAGGCGTAAAAAATGCTAAATATAAAAGTTTTACCGATATAATTCAAGCAAAAGAATTTTTAAACAATAAAAATAATTTAATAAGTAAATTAGACGGCAAATACCCTAATGATTGTTTACACATATATGTTGATGGAAGTTATAATATTTGTACATCTCAATATTCTTATGGAGTTGTTGTGGTTAAAGAGAATATTGTAGAATATATTGATAGTGGAGTTGGCAAAAATAATCCTGATAATAATATAAGACAGATAGCAGGTGAATTAAAAGGTGCTATAAAAGGGGTCGAGTATGCTTTAAGCTGTGGAGAAAAAAAAGTGGTTATTTTTCATGATTATGCAGGTATTTGTTATCATGCTACAGGCACATGGGAAAGAAAAGAAGAATCATCTAAAGCATACTATAAGAGAATGCAAGAATTAATGAATAATGGTATAGAGGTTATATTTGTTAAAGTAGATAGCCATACAGGAGATTTTTTTAATGAACTTGCTGATGAGAAGTGCAAAGAGGCTTTAGGAATAAAATCAGATAAAGTTGTTGAAAAATGGATTAAAAACAATGTAGTAAAAGTTAAGAATGAAGAATTAAAATCTAATATAGAAGGTTTAATATCAAACTATTTTGATAATATAAGAATTGTTAATGATAAAAGTAATATTGATAATTTTAAAAATGAAGATATTAATATGAATGAAGTTAATATTATAGAAGATAAGAATGAAAATATAATTAATGAATACAAAATAGATAAAGTTAAAGGTAGAAAATTAATTTCTAAATTATTAAGTAAACAAAAAGAAGAAATGATATTGTATTTATTGGAAAATAAGTGTAATTTATAAAATAAGCCAATAATTTCTTGGAGTAAATTCTGAAAAAATACACAAATTATTTATAGGACAATTAATATAATAAAAATATAAGAGGTGTTTATTATGGGAAATTTCACTAAAGGAATTGTTGCAGGAGCATTAATAAGTACAGCAGTAGGAATTATGGTTATGCCTAATTTAGATCGAAGAACACAAAGAAAAATGAAAAAAGCCGGAATAAAAATGAGAGATATGGCGGAAGACACATATGAGAGTATGATGGGTTGTTGTATGAAATAAAATATATTAATGAAAAAGACAAGAAAAATAATTATTTTTTCTTGTCTTTTTTCTATAAAAAATATATTTTTTATAATGAAATTTTTAAATATATATTTATACTATTAAAAGTTATGTAAAAAAATATATTAAATATAATGTAATTATATCAATATTGCATAAATATGTAAAAGATACATAAATAATAGAAAAATAATAATAATTTGGTGTAGTTTATTGTGATTTTATGGTATAATTATTAATATAATAATTCTTGGTATAGAAAAGAGTTGAAAAATGTGGAAATCCTGTCATTAGGTGAAAAAATAAAGACGAGAAGAAAAGAATTAAACATGACATTAAAAGATTTAGCAAAGAATAGGATAACTCCTGGTCAAATAAGTTTGATTGAATCAGGAAGATCAAATCCTTCAATGGATTTGCTTGAATACTTAGCAGCAACATTAAATATAAGTATTGAGCATCTTATGGAGTCAGAAGAAAGCCAAGCTGAAAAAATAAGTATATATTATGAACAAGTTGCAGAATCATATATACTATTAGAAAGTTATGATATTGCGCAAAAATACATAGAAAATGCTTTATATTATTCAGAAAAATATAATTTAGAATATAGAAAAGCAAGACTATTATTTATAACAGCACAAATATATGTTTATAAAAAAGATTTTCAAATGGCACAAAAGTTCTTTTTATCTTCTAATGTCATATTTATAAAAAACAATAATTATGAACAAATAATTAAAACGTTTTTAAACTTAGCTAAAATAACAATAAATTTAAGAGCATATCATTCTGCAAGTAGTTATTTAAGACAAGCAGAAAAAGTGTATTTAGATAATAATATAGAAGATGATTTTCTATTAGGAGAAATATACTATAATATGGCACGAACTTATTTTAATATAGAAGATTTAGATAAAGCATTAGAATATTCAAATGTTGCCAAGAAAAAATTAGAAAGAACTTATAGCGATAAGGGTTATGCCAAAACGCTACTTGTTTTAGCTGAAGAATTTAATAAACGAGGAGATCTATCTAAATCTACTAAATATTCTAAAAAGGCATTAGAAGTTTATAGAAAGATAGAACATAAGAAAAGTGTAGTAGAAATAGAACATAACTTAGGTAAATTATTTTATGAATTAGATGATTTAGAAGAGTCATTCAAGCATTATGAAATATCTAAAAAAGTAATTAATCAAAATGAATTTGAAAATGAAGTAGATATTTTAATAGACATATGTAAATCTCATCTAAAACTTAAAAATATAAAAGAATGTAAAAAAATAGTAGAACAAATTGATACAGTTATAGATGAAAATGATTTTAATAGATTAATAGAATGTAAATTAATACAATATATAATTTTTAATATATCAGAAGAATATGAAGATGCTGAAAAAATGATCATGGAAGCATATGCTAAAGCTAAAGATAGTAATAATTTATTAAAAGCAGGCGAAATAGCTATGAAAATAGGTAAGCATTTTATGGATAAAAAAGATGAAGGTAAAGCAAGTAATTATTTAAATGAAGGAATTAAATTTTTTGAAGAGTTAGGATTAATAAAATAAAATTAATTCATAGTAATAATGAATCAATAAATATAAATGGGTGATGTAAGTGGAAATATTGTCTACAGGCGAAAAAATAAAAAGGGCTAGAATTTTTAAAGGTATTACATTAAAAGACTTATGTGGAACTAAAATTTCAATTTCTAAAATGAGTTGTATAGAAAATGGAAAAGTTAAGGCTGATAAAGAGCTATTAGAATATATATCAGAGAAAATAGGAATTGAATTAAATTATTTAATACAAGATGTATACGATCAAATAGTAAATAATTTAGAAGTAATAAAAAAGACACTGTCTTCTGATCCGGAATGCGAAAACAAGCTTAAATATAATTTAGAATATTCTTTAAAATATAAATATAATGATTTAGCATTTGAACTAATACATATACTGTTTACTTATTATGTTGAACAAAGTAAAGTTGAAAATATTCAATTAATAGTTTCTCAATATTATGATTTATATCAAAAAAATAATAATGTTGAAAATACGCTTGTATATTTTAAAGATATGGCTAGATACTTATATGAAAATAAAGAGTATTTAGAATCAATAGCTTATTATAATAAATTAAGAGAAATTTTAAATCAAGAAAATAAAGAAATAGATAGAGAAGAGTACTGTTTAATTTTATATAATGAAGCTATTTGTTATCAAAGATTAAATAAATATGAAGAAGCATATGAACTTTTATCAAAAGTAATAAAAGAAATTGATAAAATAAATAGTGATTCAAATAAAGGTAGAATATATCATGCATATGCAACTTTATGTATTAAGTTAAATAAAGATTATGCAGAAGATTTTAAAAACAAAGCTTTTGAATATCAAAAGCATAATCCTATAAATTTAGCATTATCTAGAGGAGATTATGGTAAATATTATTTTCAAATAAATGATAGAGAAAAGGCCATAAAAGAAATAGAAGAGGGGATAAAGATATTCCCACATCATAATAAAGAAAAATATGTGGAATTTTTAAATTCTTGCACTAAAATTTTAATAAAGAATTCAGAATTTGAAATTGCATCTAAAATAGCAGATGAATCTTTAAATATTGCAATTTCTACTGATAATATATCTTTATTAAAGAAATCTTATTATCTAAAGGGTACAACTCTTCAAAAATTAGGAGATTATGTACAAGCTGAAAAGTATATGAATATAGCATTAGATGCTTTATTTAAGTCAGGAACGAAAGAAGAACGTAAAGAAAGATATATAGATATGGGAAATATGTATTATAAACTAGGTTCTATTTCTGATTCTTTGAAATATTTTAATTTAGCTTTTTTTGTAGATAAGAGAATATAAGATTTAAGTATTATATTTTAATGATATGAAATATTAAGCTGAAATTAATACTTTTAAAAATTAAATTAAGAAAAACATGTAAAAATAACATCGTTATATCAGTAGATATAAGGGTGTTATTTTACATACATAATAATTTTAATAATGTGAATTAAAAGTTAAATATTTTCATAGATATAGATTAAGAAATATAATTTTAAAGGAGCATTTTAATGAAATTAATTTCTCTGTATCCTTCATCTATATCTGTAATTAGTAAAAGATTTAATGAAGAAAATTTTTATGAAAATAAGTACTTGCCAATAGGAAATGTAGCGGGATCTGATAGTAATGTTTTTAGAACACTAATGATGTTTGATATAAAGGATAAGGTATTAAATACCTATAAGATAAAATCTGCAACACTGAATTTATGTGTAGAAAAGAATATATATAATTTAAAAAGGGTTTCTGGTAATAAAATTTTCTTAAATAATAACACTGAGGAATACAATCCTTTATCAGTTAATTGGAACAATGCACCTAAGTGTGAATATACAGGTAAGTTTTTAATTATTGAAGGTTGTAAAGATAAGTATTTTATAAATGTAGACGTTTCCGAATTGGTAAATAGATGGCTTAATTATTATGATGATAATTTTGGAATTACATTAATGGGTATGGAAGATATAGATGATTGCATAAGTATATTCTCTTATTCTAAAAATAAAAATAAGCCTTATTTATTATTAGAAGTTGAGGCGTAGAAAAATAATGTTATTTTTAAAAAAAGTTCTATTAAAATTTAATAGAACTTTTTTAATTTATAAAATAAACTTTGACTTTCTTTGACTTTGGTATTATTATATATTTAAAGAACAAAATATATAGTGAAAATAATAGAGGAGGTAACAATAATGAATATAGAAAAAATGACATTAAGAGTACAACAAGCTTTAAGTGATGCTAATGTTATAGCAGTTAAATATAATCATCAACAAATAGATGTAATTCATGTTTTTTCTGCTCTAGTAAATCAAGATGATGGATTAGTACCTAATATTTTTACTAAGATGGGAATTCAAGTAAAGTCCTTAAAAGATAATTTAGATAGAGTAATTGATTCAATGCCTAAGGTTTTAGGTGAAGGTGCATCTAATGCGGGGGTTTATATAACAAGAAAAGTAGATGAAGTTTTAATTAAAGCAGAAGAAATATCTAAGCAATTTGAGGACTCTTATATAAGTGTTGAACATTTAATGTTAGCTATAATGGATATAGATAAAAATGGAGAGGTAGCAAAATTATTAGATAAATATGGGATTAGTAAGGATAAATTTTTAAAAGTTTTATCAGAAGTTAGAGGAAGTCAAAGAGTTGATACTCAAGATCCAGAAGGAACTTATGATGCATTAGCTAAGTATGGAACTAATTTAGTTGAGTTAGCTAAAAAGCATAAATTAGATCCTGTTATAGGTAGAGATGAAGAAATAAGAAGAGCTATAAGAATTCTTTCAAGAAGAACAAAAAACAATCCTGTTCTTATAGGTGAACCAGGCGTAGGAAAAACTGCAATAGTTGAAGGATTAGCCGAAAGAATAGTTAGAGGTGATGTTCCTGAAGGACTAAAAAATAAAATTATATTTTCTTTAGACATGGGATCATTAATAGCAGGGGCTAAATATAGAGGTGAATTTGAGGAAAGGTTAAAAGCTGTTTTAAAAGAAGTTCAAAATAGTGAGGGTAGAATAATTTTATTTATAGATGAAATCCATACTATCGTAGGTGCAGGTAAAACTGATGGAGCTATGGATGCAGGTAACTTAATTAAGCCATTACTTGCAAGAGGAGAACTTCATTGTATAGGTGCAACAACATTTGATGAATATAGACAATATATTGAAAAAGATAAGGCATTAGAAAGAAGATTTCAACCTGTAATAATAGAAGAACCTACTGTTGAAGATACAATTTCAATATTAAGAGGATTAAAAGAAAGATTTGAGATACATCATGGTATAAGAATACATGATTCAGCAATCGTATCAGCTGCAAAATTATCAGATAGATATATTCAAGACAGATATTTACCAGACAAAGCTATAGATTTGATTGATGAAGCAGGTGCTATGATAAGGTCAGAGATAGATTCTCTTCCAACAGAGTTAGATGTAATAAGAAGGAAAATATTTAAACTTGAAATTGAAAAGGAAGCTTTATCAAAGGAAAAAGACGAAGGATCTAAAAATAGATTGGTAGATTTAGAAAAAGAATTAGCTGGATTAAAAGAAGAAAATGATGAAATGACAGCTAAATATGAAAAAGAAAAAGCACATATAGTTGTTTTAAAAAATATTAAGGAAGAATTAGATGAAGCTAGAGGAGAATTAGAAGCTGCTCAAAGAAATTATGAATATAACAAAGTAGCTGAAATTCAATACAGCAAGATTCCAGCATTAGAAGAAAAACTTAAAAATGTGGAATTAGAAGTTAAAGAAAACTATGAAGGCGCTCTTTTAAAAGAAGAAGTTACAGAAGAGGAAGTTTCACAAATTTTATCTAAATGGACTGGAATACCTGTAAGCAATATACTTGAAGGCGAACGAGAAAAACTTTTAAGATTAGAAGAAGAGATGGGTAAAAGGGTAATAGGACAAGATGAAGCTATTGAGTCTGTTACAAATGCAATTCTTAGAGCTAGAGCAGGGCTTAAAGATATTAATAGACCAATAGGATCATTTATCTTCTTAGGACCAACAGGAGTAGGTAAAACAGAACTTGCTAAAACTTTGGCTAGAAATTTATTCGATTCAGAAGAAAATATCATTCGTATTGATATGTCAGAATATATGGAAAAACATTCAGTATCAAGATTAGTTGGAGCACCTCCAGGATATGTAGGCTATGATGAAGGAGGGCAATTAACAGAGGCAGTTAGAAGAAATCCATATAGTGTAGTACTTTTTGATGAAATAGAAAAAGCACATGACGATGTTTTTAATATATTTCTTCAAATTTTAGATGATGGTAGACTAACTGATAATAAAGGAAAAACAGTAGATTTTAAAAATACTATAATTATAATGACTTCTAATATAGGTAGTAATTATTTATTGGAGAATAAAAATGAGAATTATATTGAGCCAAATATAAAAGAAGATGTAATAAATCAATTAAAATTAAGATTTAAGCCAGAATTCTTAAATAGAGTTGACGATATAATTATGTTTAAACCACTATCTGAAAATGGAATAAAGAAAATTATAAATATATTCTTAAATGAAGTTAATAACAGATTAAAAGATAAGAATATAGAATTAGAAGTTACTGATTCAGCTAAATCAATAATGGCTAAAGAAGGATATGATCCAATATATGGTGCAAGACCTCTTAAGAGATATATTCAAAATACATTAGAAAATAGTCTTGCAAGAATGATAATTAAAGGCGATTTAATTTATGGATCAAAAGTAATAGTTGATGGAGAAAATGAGGAAATAATATTAAAACCTTGTAAATAAGTAAGTTTTATTTATTAAAGAGGCTATTTAAAATAGTCTCTTTGTTTAATATAAAAATTTGTTATATTATTAAAAATATTTTAATAATATAATTTGTGATGTTAGAATTTCTCATTTAAATTATATTTACAAACTTTATAATAGTATTTATTATAAATCTATAAAGTCTATTAAAACATAGTCCTATAACAAAATGTAAAAGGAGATAGAATACTCCTTTTATCTTTAATAGATTATTTCATATATAATTTATTTTAAATGAGAATTTGTTTTATCTGAAAAATTTCAGTTTTTCATAATTCTATGTTTAAAATGAAAAGTTATATATCAATCTATTAATATTAGAGTATATCTATCTCCTCTTTTGGTACACAGTCAGAATACTTATTTTATGCCAGATTCGTATTGTTGTACCATTCTTTTAACCATTTCTCCACCAACGCTTCCACATTGTTTTGAAGAAAGGTTACCATTGTAATCAGTAAATGGAACACCCATTTCATTTGCTACTTCAGTTTTGAATTTTGCTAACCCGTTTTTTGCTTCTGGTACTAATGAATTTGCCATAATATATTCCTCCTTTAATCTAATTATAAAATAATTTTTATTTGCTAAGCTTTTCTGCTTTGCAGTATTATTTTGTGCCATATCTAAAAATATACTCTATGTAATGAGAGGAATATTAGTAAAAATTAATTATAAAATACAAAGAAAATCATATATGTTAAAAATGAGCTTTTAATGTAATATTTATCTATTTGTTTCTTCAAAACTAGGAACTCCGAACATAGACTTTGCAGATTTGATTCCACGTAAAATAGCTTTTTCCATTACTCTTGCGCTTATCATTCCAACAGTAGTAACATCAGAAGTGACTTTATTTGTTGCCATTGTAAATATTGTATCTCCGTCAAACATAGTATGAGCTGGATACATTGTTCTAGCATAGCCATTATGAGCCATGGAAGCAACTTTATTTGCTTCAGCTTTAGTGAATTTTGCATTAGTAACAATTATGCCAATTGTGGTATTACCCTTAAAAGGATTAATGGGATTTTCCAATGTAGATAATAATAAATCCTCTGTATTTAAAAATTTATTATTTTTACGATCGTATGCTCCAGAAATTACATTTAAATTTTGTGGATCAACTACATCACCTAAGCAATTTACAGCTACAATTGCACCAACCTCTAAATCACCAACTTTAATAGCATAAGTACCAAGTCCACCTTTCATCGAAAAATCTGGTCCTAAAAATTTTCCGACAGTGGCACCAAATCCAGCACCGATATTACCATTTATATCATCATAATATTCTTCAGAATTTAAACATGCATTAATTCCCATAGATTTATCAGGTCTTACTTTAGGATTACCAAAGGCTAAATCAAACAATACTGCTTGACATACTATTGGAACTTTAGCAACAGTTACATCAAATCCAATATTTTTATTTTCTAAGTATTCCATTACACCACTAGAAGCATCTAAACCAAAAGCACTACCACCAGATAAAACGACAGCATGAATTTTATCTACCATCTCCATTGGATTTAATAAATCTGTTTCTCTTGTACCTGGTGCACCTCCACGAACATCAACCCCACCAGTTGCACCATTTTCACATATGACAACAGAACATCCAGTTCCACCTTCTTTGTTTTCAGCGTGCCCTAACCTTATACCTTCTATATCACAAAATTTAATTTCTTTCATAAAAAAATACCTCCTCTAGATTTTATTCTTAAATTTGTTTTAAATATATGTTTATATATTACAAGTTAAAGTCGAATTTAAAACAGGTTTAATTTCTAATATTTTTTACATTAATAAAAGAACAATGATGTAAAAAAATATATTTTTACTATCATTGTTCTTTTATTTTATATTTAAGTTAATTATTTCTATTTATTCTTAATATTGTAATTACTACTGGAACCGAAATTAAAGCACTTACAATAGCTTCAATAGAGCCATTAAGTGTGATAACACTACCAATTCCTATACCAGCAGCTTGTCTACTAATTCCTAATGCATGAGCATACTTTTCTAAATAAATAATATAAGTTAAGCCCATAACACCGATAGTATTAGTTAGTGTTCCAAGTATAGCAGCAGCACCAATACTAATGCTTTTATTCTTCAACTTATTTTTTAAGAATGTATAAACATAGTATGATACTATACCAATTAAAACTCTAGGTAATATTGCAATTATAGGGTTCCAAAATATAAATGATGTTGGCATTGGTGCTGTGAAAGCTTGATACATTGAAAATAATCCAAACACCCCACCAACTAAAGCACCAACAATAGGTCCTTCGATAATTGCACCTATAATAACAGGTATATGCATAATAGTAGCTTTTACAGGTGGTATTGGTATAAATCCTAATCCTGTTAAGCCTAAGAAAATAGAAATAGCAGATAACATACCTACCATAGCCATTTTTCTAGTTGAAAATTTTGTTTTTACATTAACTCTTTCCATAAAAATGCCTCCGTTCTTATTCCTATCTTTAATAAAGGATATAATTCAGAAAAATTTAATTATTAGTTTTTCTGTTCAGTTTCTATATTAAGAATACCGACAATGTAATTTTATCATGTTTCCAAAAATATTCAATAAGAAATTGTTAAAAATTTATCTAAGTTTAAACTTTTACATAAAAATTAAAAGGTTAATAAGTAAATAATAATTAAAATTAGTATATTTTTACCCGGATAATGTAAAAATTATGTTAAGTATAGTAATTTTTATTGTTAATTAAATAATAAATAATGTTAAAAGTTATTTATTATCAATGGTGGCATTTGAAAAAAATTTGAGAAATAATTATTTTTAAATTTATACAAATGATGTTATAATTACTATGAAAAAATGAGGTGTATATATATGAATAGTATAGCAGGTAAAGGTTGTCCGACTATTATACCGGATGAAGAAAAAAAGCCATTAAAAGATATTGAAAG
This genomic interval carries:
- a CDS encoding P1 family peptidase, giving the protein MKEIKFCDIEGIRLGHAENKEGGTGCSVVICENGATGGVDVRGGAPGTRETDLLNPMEMVDKIHAVVLSGGSAFGLDASSGVMEYLENKNIGFDVTVAKVPIVCQAVLFDLAFGNPKVRPDKSMGINACLNSEEYYDDINGNIGAGFGATVGKFLGPDFSMKGGLGTYAIKVGDLEVGAIVAVNCLGDVVDPQNLNVISGAYDRKNNKFLNTEDLLLSTLENPINPFKGNTTIGIIVTNAKFTKAEANKVASMAHNGYARTMYPAHTMFDGDTIFTMATNKVTSDVTTVGMISARVMEKAILRGIKSAKSMFGVPSFEETNR
- a CDS encoding ECF transporter S component, whose product is MERVNVKTKFSTRKMAMVGMLSAISIFLGLTGLGFIPIPPVKATIMHIPVIIGAIIEGPIVGALVGGVFGLFSMYQAFTAPMPTSFIFWNPIIAILPRVLIGIVSYYVYTFLKNKLKNKSISIGAAAILGTLTNTIGVMGLTYIIYLEKYAHALGISRQAAGIGIGSVITLNGSIEAIVSALISVPVVITILRINRNN